One Novosphingobium sp. 9U genomic region harbors:
- a CDS encoding TetR/AcrR family transcriptional regulator: protein MAAKRSNSDNAGTKKAILDATEKIMCDEGYAAVSSRRVAEVAGLKSQLVHYHFGTMDNLFLALFRRAEEDFLARQVKSLTSTTPLRSLWEQSLKQSDTRLTIEFIALSIHSEAIGNELARANERTRKIHTMVAAGALDRAGTAAEAPPPEVLAFLIAAVSRTLVTEEALGATDVHPAVYAFVDAMLSRLEGDIGKHAPSLD from the coding sequence ATGGCAGCAAAGCGCAGTAACAGCGACAACGCAGGCACGAAGAAGGCAATCCTCGACGCGACCGAGAAGATCATGTGTGATGAAGGCTATGCTGCCGTCAGCTCGCGCCGGGTCGCCGAAGTGGCGGGCCTGAAGTCCCAGCTGGTGCACTATCATTTCGGCACTATGGATAACCTGTTCTTGGCTTTGTTCCGCCGTGCCGAGGAGGACTTCCTCGCGCGGCAAGTGAAGTCGCTGACCTCGACAACGCCGCTGCGCAGTTTGTGGGAGCAGTCGCTAAAGCAATCGGATACGCGACTAACCATTGAGTTCATCGCCTTGTCGATCCACTCCGAAGCGATCGGCAACGAGCTGGCGCGCGCCAACGAGCGTACGCGCAAGATCCATACCATGGTCGCGGCAGGCGCGCTCGACCGCGCCGGAACCGCGGCCGAAGCGCCGCCGCCTGAAGTGCTCGCCTTCCTGATTGCCGCCGTCAGTCGCACGCTGGTGACTGAGGAGGCTTTAGGCGCAACTGATGTGCACCCAGCGGTCTACGCGTTCGTCGACGCGATGCTGAGCCGGCTTGAAGGGGACATTGGCAAACACGCGCCCTCGCTGGATTGA
- a CDS encoding SDR family NAD(P)-dependent oxidoreductase, whose amino-acid sequence MGLLEAHSALAGKIAIVVGGAAGHLGRGASLALARAGVVVICCDNDLDGVAAIKGEASGLRGTVEAHYAEVADPASLDAFYDMLEGEVGGADILINMAGGVRRSLFDRTSREDHARDVRLNYGYVVDSCQRALPLLRKSGNGGSIVNFTTIEAHRGASTFAVYAGGKAATTNFSRALAVELGAEQIRVNCVATDTTLARASNAALAPEDFERLAELGEDALAKSIEFYVPQKRPPSVDDVMNGVLFLASDLSRAITGTTLHIDGGTIASLGFIDWPHGDSFMPAPLGGTLKKLVGTDG is encoded by the coding sequence ATGGGACTGCTAGAGGCGCATAGTGCGTTGGCTGGGAAGATCGCCATTGTCGTCGGAGGGGCCGCGGGGCACCTCGGCCGCGGCGCCTCGCTCGCATTGGCGCGGGCGGGCGTGGTGGTGATCTGCTGCGACAACGACCTTGACGGGGTCGCCGCAATCAAGGGCGAGGCGTCGGGGCTCCGCGGCACCGTGGAGGCGCACTATGCCGAAGTCGCCGATCCGGCATCGCTCGACGCCTTCTACGACATGCTTGAGGGCGAAGTCGGCGGTGCCGATATCCTCATCAACATGGCAGGCGGCGTGCGCCGCAGCCTGTTCGACCGGACCAGCCGCGAGGACCACGCGCGCGACGTGCGGCTGAACTATGGCTATGTCGTCGACAGCTGCCAGCGCGCCTTGCCGCTCCTGCGCAAGAGCGGCAACGGTGGCTCGATCGTCAACTTCACCACCATCGAGGCGCACCGCGGCGCTTCGACCTTCGCAGTCTACGCCGGTGGCAAGGCCGCAACTACCAATTTCAGCCGAGCGCTGGCAGTGGAGTTGGGCGCAGAGCAGATCCGGGTCAACTGCGTTGCCACCGACACCACCCTCGCCCGCGCATCCAACGCCGCTCTCGCGCCCGAGGACTTCGAGCGCCTGGCCGAGCTGGGCGAGGATGCGCTGGCCAAGTCAATCGAATTCTACGTGCCGCAGAAGCGACCACCTTCGGTGGATGACGTGATGAACGGCGTGCTGTTCCTGGCCAGCGACCTCAGCCGCGCAATTACCGGCACGACGCTCCACATCGACGGCGGCACGATCGCCTCGCTCGGCTTCATCGACTGGCCACACGGCGACAGTTTCATGCCAGCGCCGCTGGGCGGGACACTTAAGAAGCTGGTGGGCACCGATGGCTGA
- a CDS encoding glutathione S-transferase family protein produces the protein MAEGELTLLGVASPNVVKVAIMLEELALPYRLQHVELFKCEQFTPEFLALNPAGKVPVLLDPALGRPLAESGAILIWLGERYDAFLPTTGPERYEVLQWLMVQMSAIGPMLGQFTHFSLLPKGTEPYAYGRYAALADKLYRLIEARVTGREWIAGDAYSIADIATLPWAEYCERHGYTWDAFPAMARWRDKLAARPAVERAKARVFGTFVPAAAETLRTAADRDLDRFFGRTEGMPAKDFGAVRGISVPQERSEG, from the coding sequence ATGGCTGAGGGCGAGCTGACGCTGCTGGGCGTCGCCAGCCCGAACGTGGTCAAGGTGGCGATCATGCTGGAGGAGCTCGCGCTCCCCTATCGACTGCAGCACGTCGAACTCTTCAAGTGCGAGCAGTTCACGCCCGAGTTCCTGGCCTTGAATCCTGCAGGCAAGGTGCCGGTGCTGCTCGATCCGGCGCTCGGCCGGCCGCTGGCGGAATCGGGCGCGATCCTGATCTGGCTTGGCGAGCGTTACGACGCCTTCCTTCCGACGACCGGGCCGGAGCGATACGAGGTGCTGCAATGGCTGATGGTGCAGATGTCGGCGATCGGGCCGATGCTGGGCCAATTCACCCACTTCTCGCTCCTGCCCAAGGGCACCGAGCCTTACGCCTACGGCCGCTATGCCGCGCTAGCGGACAAGCTTTACCGCCTGATCGAGGCCCGTGTAACTGGTCGCGAGTGGATCGCCGGCGATGCCTACTCGATCGCCGACATAGCGACGCTGCCCTGGGCCGAGTACTGCGAGCGGCACGGCTACACTTGGGATGCGTTCCCGGCTATGGCGCGCTGGCGCGACAAGCTGGCTGCGCGGCCCGCGGTCGAACGCGCGAAGGCGCGCGTCTTCGGCACGTTCGTCCCCGCGGCGGCAGAGACCCTTCGCACCGCGGCTGACCGCGATCTCGACCGCTTCTTCGGGCGGACTGAGGGCATGCCGGCCAAGGACTTCGGCGCGGTGCGCGGTATCAGCGTGCCCCAGGAGCGGAGCGAGGGATGA
- a CDS encoding FAD-dependent oxidoreductase, whose protein sequence is MSVHPRYPTVFSPIRLGPVELPNRYYFSPHGLPLTVGPGPSNDMIAYCTERVRDGGCGLVILSCTVHDRGRHAQPCPYPLESVPAFRALADAVHAAGGKIFAQLWYNWNAAGHWQPFSPPAPILAPSSAQYAYGGMTSGTHAMTRREIALMDDAHRQAVSHLREAGFDGVEIHASHSGVLEQFLSPYFNRREDEYGGSLANRMRLLFETLRTTRAAAGSEMAVGMRFNCDELVEGGLTTDDTADILSRIAAQGLLDFVDLDIAMEPLQLQYGMPTVFVEEHVYKPYVEKVRGAAGSVPVLSVLGRVTRMADAEAALASGLCDMVGSTRELIAEPRFVRHAFDGNEALGRTCIACNWCLGGMADGAYGCAINPASYRERTWGVDTFAPAPQPSRVVVVGGGPAGLEAARVAALRGHRVTMFEARDVLGGALEVWARLPGREFYRHAPDWWERELTRLGVTMRKGEAASADLVLGLEPQAVVIATGAAFSREGRSGLVDRPIPGADRPSVHTPEDILDKGLRPTGRVVVLDGEGTHASAGVAELLARAGAEVTMIGSSFAPFSSRLVFAFESEFVAKRLAEAGVTFRGATWVRAIEERALTLFDVNSGRESVLDDIDAVVLATGRASIDGLARELEGRVPQLFTVGDALAVRPFATAAYEGHKFARLIGEPGAPCSIAEAYFAANDPAVYPAPAERVT, encoded by the coding sequence ATGAGCGTGCATCCGCGCTATCCGACAGTCTTCTCCCCGATCCGCCTGGGTCCGGTGGAACTGCCGAACCGCTACTATTTCTCGCCCCATGGCCTGCCGCTGACGGTGGGCCCGGGGCCATCCAACGACATGATCGCCTACTGCACCGAGCGCGTGCGGGACGGCGGCTGCGGCCTGGTGATCCTCAGTTGCACCGTGCACGATCGCGGCCGCCACGCCCAGCCCTGCCCCTATCCGCTCGAGAGCGTGCCCGCCTTCCGCGCCCTGGCCGATGCGGTGCACGCGGCGGGCGGCAAGATCTTCGCGCAGCTCTGGTACAACTGGAACGCTGCCGGGCACTGGCAGCCGTTCTCGCCGCCCGCGCCAATCCTCGCGCCCTCCTCTGCGCAATACGCCTATGGCGGCATGACCAGCGGCACCCATGCCATGACCCGGCGCGAGATCGCGCTGATGGACGATGCGCACCGCCAAGCGGTGAGCCACTTGCGCGAAGCGGGGTTCGACGGGGTCGAAATCCATGCCTCACACTCTGGTGTGCTCGAGCAGTTCCTCTCGCCCTACTTCAACCGGCGCGAGGACGAATACGGCGGCAGTCTCGCAAACCGCATGCGGCTGCTGTTCGAAACACTGCGAACCACGCGTGCCGCTGCAGGCTCCGAAATGGCAGTGGGCATGCGCTTCAACTGCGACGAGCTGGTCGAAGGTGGGCTGACCACCGATGACACGGCCGACATCCTGAGCCGCATCGCCGCGCAGGGATTGCTCGACTTCGTAGACCTCGACATCGCGATGGAGCCGCTGCAGCTGCAGTATGGAATGCCGACGGTGTTCGTCGAGGAGCACGTCTACAAGCCCTATGTCGAGAAGGTGCGCGGCGCCGCCGGGAGCGTGCCGGTCCTGAGCGTGCTGGGTCGCGTGACCCGCATGGCCGATGCCGAGGCGGCGCTGGCATCGGGGCTGTGCGACATGGTCGGCTCGACCCGCGAGCTGATCGCGGAGCCACGCTTCGTGCGCCACGCCTTCGACGGTAACGAGGCGCTGGGGCGCACCTGCATCGCCTGCAACTGGTGCTTGGGCGGCATGGCCGACGGCGCCTACGGCTGCGCCATTAACCCGGCAAGCTATCGCGAGCGCACATGGGGCGTGGACACGTTCGCGCCCGCGCCCCAACCTTCTCGCGTCGTGGTGGTCGGCGGGGGACCGGCCGGTCTGGAAGCGGCCCGCGTCGCCGCATTGCGCGGGCATCGCGTCACGATGTTCGAGGCGCGCGACGTTCTGGGCGGCGCGCTTGAAGTCTGGGCGCGGCTACCTGGCCGTGAGTTCTATCGTCACGCGCCGGACTGGTGGGAGCGCGAGCTGACCCGCCTCGGCGTCACCATGCGCAAGGGCGAGGCCGCCTCCGCCGATCTGGTGCTCGGGCTGGAACCCCAAGCAGTGGTCATCGCCACTGGCGCCGCGTTCAGCCGCGAGGGTCGCAGCGGACTGGTCGACCGCCCAATCCCCGGCGCCGATCGACCATCCGTGCACACGCCCGAGGATATTCTCGACAAGGGCCTACGCCCCACCGGTCGCGTGGTCGTGCTCGACGGCGAAGGCACCCATGCCAGCGCCGGCGTCGCCGAGCTGCTGGCGCGTGCCGGAGCCGAGGTCACGATGATTGGCTCTAGCTTCGCCCCCTTCTCCAGCCGCCTCGTCTTCGCCTTCGAGAGCGAGTTCGTGGCCAAGCGGCTTGCCGAGGCGGGCGTCACCTTCCGCGGCGCGACCTGGGTCCGAGCGATCGAAGAACGTGCGCTGACGCTGTTTGACGTGAATAGCGGGCGGGAGTCGGTGCTAGATGACATCGACGCTGTCGTGCTCGCCACCGGGCGCGCCTCGATTGACGGGCTGGCGCGAGAGCTGGAAGGCCGAGTGCCACAGCTCTTCACCGTCGGCGACGCGCTCGCGGTGCGCCCCTTCGCCACCGCCGCCTACGAGGGACACAAGTTCGCCCGCCTGATCGGCGAACCCGGCGCGCCCTGCAGCATCGCCGAAGCCTACTTCGCGGCGAACGATCCCGCGGTTTACCCCGCACCCGCTGAACGGGTGACGTGA
- a CDS encoding EthD domain-containing protein — translation MYKVLHFLKRKPHLTHEQFRDHFERSHAPMALKFCGHLFSEYRRNYVNMVYTGGDSRQEDSGYGMREWEWDLISEWILPNEEALQEIYRIMQEPDKDALFWADEDRFIDRRATVTVPCEVRDLGTAFNPRGTVFETPSGEPSWD, via the coding sequence ATGTACAAGGTCCTCCACTTCCTGAAGCGTAAGCCACATCTGACCCACGAACAGTTCCGCGACCATTTCGAGCGCTCGCACGCGCCGATGGCGTTGAAGTTCTGCGGCCATCTCTTCAGCGAGTACCGGCGCAATTACGTCAACATGGTCTACACAGGCGGCGACTCCCGCCAGGAGGACAGCGGCTATGGCATGCGGGAGTGGGAATGGGACCTCATCTCCGAGTGGATCCTGCCGAACGAGGAGGCGCTCCAGGAGATCTATCGGATCATGCAGGAACCGGACAAGGACGCACTGTTCTGGGCCGACGAGGACCGCTTCATTGATCGCCGCGCGACAGTGACCGTGCCTTGTGAAGTGCGAGATCTTGGAACCGCTTTCAATCCTCGAGGGACGGTGTTCGAGACGCCCTCGGGCGAGCCTTCATGGGACTAG
- a CDS encoding DUF5654 family protein, translating to MNPKAFLQTMIALASASLGLVAALAWNEAIKATLVRLGLGDSLSGLYTYAIIATVIAVVVLFWLGRLASRVGGEAAFQREAEG from the coding sequence ATGAACCCCAAAGCCTTTCTTCAGACCATGATCGCTCTGGCATCTGCATCGCTGGGCCTCGTGGCCGCTCTGGCGTGGAACGAGGCGATCAAAGCGACACTCGTTAGGCTCGGGCTCGGCGACAGCCTTTCGGGCCTCTATACCTACGCGATCATAGCGACCGTCATCGCTGTGGTGGTGCTGTTCTGGCTTGGTAGGCTGGCCTCTCGGGTCGGCGGCGAAGCAGCATTCCAACGCGAGGCTGAGGGCTGA
- a CDS encoding entericidin A/B family lipoprotein, whose translation MGRHIITFALITGCLALTACNTVQGFGKDLEVAGGALEKVD comes from the coding sequence TTGGGCCGCCACATCATCACATTCGCTCTCATCACAGGTTGTCTTGCCCTCACAGCCTGCAACACAGTCCAAGGCTTCGGCAAAGACCTTGAGGTCGCCGGCGGCGCCTTGGAGAAGGTGGACTGA
- a CDS encoding UvrB/UvrC motif-containing protein: MTAEIDDLETRMRQAAKATDFELARSLRDQINLIRGGAPPNEAAAADTGGLTRQQNGSMGLGTSQSKLMPPTGWKPAKKPDLMTSNQSRKRR, encoded by the coding sequence ATGACCGCCGAGATCGATGACCTTGAAACACGAATGCGCCAAGCGGCCAAGGCGACGGACTTTGAATTGGCACGCAGTCTGCGCGACCAAATCAACCTCATCCGCGGTGGCGCACCGCCCAACGAAGCAGCAGCGGCTGACACGGGCGGACTGACACGGCAGCAGAACGGCTCAATGGGCTTGGGAACAAGCCAGTCGAAGCTCATGCCACCAACCGGCTGGAAACCGGCTAAGAAGCCTGATCTTATGACCTCGAACCAATCCCGGAAGCGGCGCTGA
- a CDS encoding thermonuclease family protein, translating into MVRPRSAKPNWLTIAGALGGAILLGGALGAASVHAPQGSKGAYGEAISGCTVTDGDTIRCGDERIRLLGIDAPERPGHCRVGRDCVDGDPYASASNLAAALTGQLTINRVGEDHYGRTLALVAGSQGDLSCWQLKHKQVVYKLKWDDGFRVARAFPRELS; encoded by the coding sequence GTGGTTCGGCCCCGCTCTGCGAAGCCTAACTGGCTGACGATCGCCGGCGCCCTCGGTGGGGCGATCCTTCTCGGTGGAGCACTAGGTGCCGCCTCAGTCCATGCTCCACAGGGCAGCAAAGGCGCCTATGGCGAGGCGATCAGCGGCTGCACCGTTACCGATGGAGATACGATCCGGTGTGGAGACGAACGCATTCGCCTGCTCGGCATCGATGCGCCCGAAAGGCCGGGCCACTGCCGCGTCGGCCGCGACTGCGTTGACGGCGATCCGTACGCCTCCGCCTCCAACCTAGCTGCCGCTCTGACAGGTCAGCTCACGATCAATCGCGTTGGCGAGGATCATTATGGGCGCACTCTAGCCCTCGTCGCTGGCAGCCAGGGCGATCTGTCTTGCTGGCAGCTCAAGCACAAGCAGGTGGTTTACAAGTTGAAGTGGGATGACGGCTTTAGGGTAGCGCGCGCTTTTCCTCGCGAGTTGTCTTAG
- a CDS encoding ATP-grasp fold amidoligase family protein, giving the protein MVGTAKVLRIAERVAGHFSDNLYLRIRFRRRFGWWPNVHRPKTFNEHLLRYRFRSKSDPRLPLLADKIGAKRIVAMKIGEHHLIPTIWSGPCLPPRAERNWPKPYVLKAAHRSGATIIVHDEEVENWDAIEAKCSNWLAKPFGVMGREWHYAKIAPMLLVDRASAGPASRRTI; this is encoded by the coding sequence ATGGTTGGTACCGCAAAGGTCTTGAGAATAGCGGAGAGGGTCGCCGGCCATTTTTCCGATAACCTTTATCTCCGCATTCGCTTTCGCCGGAGGTTCGGGTGGTGGCCCAATGTGCACCGCCCAAAAACCTTTAACGAACATCTATTGCGCTATAGATTTCGTTCGAAATCGGACCCCAGATTGCCCCTCCTTGCCGACAAAATCGGTGCTAAGAGGATCGTTGCGATGAAGATCGGTGAACACCACCTCATCCCGACGATTTGGAGCGGTCCGTGCTTGCCTCCGCGCGCAGAACGCAACTGGCCTAAACCCTACGTGCTGAAGGCAGCGCATCGGTCCGGCGCAACAATCATCGTGCATGACGAGGAAGTCGAGAACTGGGACGCGATCGAGGCAAAGTGCTCAAACTGGCTGGCCAAGCCGTTTGGCGTGATGGGACGAGAATGGCATTATGCCAAGATCGCGCCGATGTTGCTTGTCGACCGTGCATCGGCCGGCCCGGCGTCCCGCCGCACGATCTGA
- a CDS encoding ATP-grasp fold amidoligase family protein: protein MALCQDRADVACRPCIGRPGVPPHDLKVFCFHGKAHLINVIQDRFGEVRSNSFDVNWNLLPFVFNKKRGTEIPDRPDNLHELLRIAEKLAHGFEYVSVGLYNVDGRIYFGEMTFTTANGNGRFNPHSGDVMVGRLWQQSEAALSISEKV, encoded by the coding sequence ATGGCATTATGCCAAGATCGCGCCGATGTTGCTTGTCGACCGTGCATCGGCCGGCCCGGCGTCCCGCCGCACGATCTGAAGGTTTTCTGCTTTCATGGGAAAGCGCATCTCATCAACGTCATTCAAGACCGCTTCGGCGAGGTTAGATCCAATTCCTTCGACGTAAACTGGAATCTTCTGCCCTTCGTTTTCAACAAGAAGAGGGGAACGGAAATTCCAGACCGGCCAGACAACCTGCATGAGTTGCTCCGGATCGCGGAAAAGCTGGCGCACGGCTTCGAGTATGTGAGTGTCGGTCTCTACAATGTGGATGGTCGCATATACTTCGGGGAAATGACATTCACGACCGCTAACGGCAATGGCCGGTTCAATCCGCACTCGGGCGACGTTATGGTTGGGCGCCTTTGGCAGCAAAGCGAGGCTGCCTTGTCCATATCAGAAAAGGTTTGA
- a CDS encoding glycosyltransferase, which translates to MRLWWNRFGLISAGEVRCKQAGQPHAQLNKASDMEYISEVSMQQSSEIESDRTAGSLNSCRISIALATCNGERFISEQLQSLNEQVLAPHELVVCDDVSTDKTFIILEQFVENARFPVRLYRNDVRLGFRANFMKAASLCEGDL; encoded by the coding sequence ATGCGGCTGTGGTGGAACAGATTCGGGTTGATATCTGCCGGCGAGGTCCGGTGCAAGCAAGCGGGTCAGCCGCATGCGCAGCTTAACAAGGCCTCAGATATGGAATACATATCCGAGGTCAGTATGCAGCAATCATCGGAAATCGAAAGCGATCGCACCGCCGGTAGCTTGAATTCGTGTCGTATCTCGATCGCCTTGGCCACATGCAACGGTGAGCGTTTTATATCCGAGCAATTGCAGTCGTTAAATGAGCAAGTTTTGGCTCCACATGAACTCGTCGTCTGTGATGATGTTTCGACGGATAAAACGTTTATTATACTAGAGCAGTTTGTCGAAAATGCAAGGTTTCCTGTCCGGTTATATAGAAATGATGTTAGATTAGGTTTCCGTGCAAATTTCATGAAGGCTGCTTCTCTCTGCGAGGGAGACTTGTGA
- a CDS encoding NAD(P)-dependent alcohol dehydrogenase has translation MSDGAGEVIEVGQGVTEFTPRDRVVTTFDPKWLAGHIDRAQLDNTPGGPADGFACEDVTRPPTHFTRAPANLSHEEAATLTCAGVTAWRAVMTDGQVKPGDRVLVQGTGGVSLFALQFAKAAGATVIATSSSPAKLARLSALGADHVIDHVHAPEWAQAVLDLTGGLGVEHLIEVGGPNTMRQSFLAALTGAHVAIIGAIAEFETDATPFAVAQAKRLRLQGVTVGSRSDQVEMVRAIDAHAIHPVLDRIFPLTRLADAIRHFQSGGHFGEVGIAVRRPRSRPHGVLFPWTIWGAC, from the coding sequence TTGTCCGACGGTGCGGGCGAGGTGATCGAGGTGGGCCAGGGCGTGACCGAGTTCACGCCTAGGGACCGCGTCGTCACCACCTTTGACCCCAAGTGGCTTGCAGGGCACATCGACCGGGCGCAGCTCGACAACACTCCGGGAGGTCCGGCCGATGGTTTCGCCTGCGAGGACGTGACGCGGCCGCCCACGCACTTCACCCGCGCTCCCGCCAACCTCTCGCATGAGGAGGCCGCAACGCTGACTTGCGCCGGTGTCACCGCCTGGCGTGCGGTGATGACCGATGGCCAGGTAAAGCCCGGCGACCGGGTGCTTGTGCAGGGTACCGGAGGCGTCTCGCTGTTCGCGCTGCAGTTCGCCAAGGCGGCGGGCGCGACGGTGATCGCAACCAGTTCCTCGCCGGCCAAGCTGGCGCGGTTGAGCGCTTTGGGCGCGGATCACGTGATCGATCACGTCCACGCGCCCGAGTGGGCACAGGCCGTGCTCGACCTGACGGGCGGCCTGGGCGTGGAGCATCTGATCGAAGTCGGTGGACCGAACACCATGCGCCAGAGCTTCCTCGCAGCGCTGACCGGCGCCCACGTGGCGATCATCGGCGCCATTGCCGAGTTCGAGACGGACGCGACGCCCTTTGCCGTCGCGCAGGCCAAGCGCCTGCGCCTGCAAGGCGTGACCGTGGGCAGCCGTAGCGATCAAGTCGAGATGGTCCGCGCGATCGATGCGCACGCCATTCACCCGGTGCTCGACCGAATATTTCCGCTTACCCGTCTTGCCGACGCCATCCGGCACTTCCAGTCAGGCGGTCATTTCGGCGAAGTCGGCATCGCGGTCCGAAGGCCGAGGTCCAGACCGCACGGGGTGCTGTTCCCCTGGACGATCTGGGGCGCGTGCTGA
- a CDS encoding phage holin family protein, protein MNNDPAPFPGGASRTGTASAQTQDNIVDLVRQLTSQGSHLAEQQLQLILAEVRETTNDLKVAVAGMLGAAVVGIAGLGVVLMGLAYLLGDAIENLGLATLIVGVVTLVVAAILYAGARKKMNAAHLSPERSRRTLERTPDAVRGELTPGA, encoded by the coding sequence ATGAACAACGACCCAGCACCTTTCCCCGGCGGTGCTTCACGCACTGGAACAGCGTCCGCGCAGACCCAGGACAACATCGTCGATCTGGTCCGGCAGCTCACCAGCCAAGGGTCGCACCTCGCTGAGCAGCAGCTTCAGCTCATCCTCGCGGAGGTCCGCGAGACCACTAACGATCTAAAGGTCGCCGTCGCTGGGATGCTCGGCGCGGCCGTGGTGGGCATTGCCGGTCTCGGCGTGGTCCTGATGGGGCTCGCCTATCTGCTCGGCGACGCCATCGAGAACCTTGGACTCGCTACGCTGATCGTAGGCGTGGTGACCCTCGTAGTCGCAGCCATTCTTTACGCCGGCGCACGCAAGAAGATGAACGCTGCGCACCTCTCGCCAGAACGGAGCCGCAGGACGCTTGAGCGTACACCTGACGCCGTACGCGGCGAACTTACTCCCGGAGCATAA
- a CDS encoding DUF3618 domain-containing protein, which yields MTDQTYQDPAEIERDIRQTQEQMSRTVDAIGDQLTPRNLLNALLDKADSNNVDARMLLDGARRNPLALAMIAGGAIWLVSDNDAKLPKFERHKSEPNPSFGVDPHHRDYVSHMERVEERDGEDYASYQRRRDAARANYFMIERAHDDDDHSFRDKLDKAADAFRNRRHAWSDSAAQAGKSMASGSSAAAGAAVGKGQQLYSNNPLIGGLVAAAAGAFLGSLLPESEAEQQALGSVGEKARNVASEQADHLMSAAREKKDDLIAAAEEHVASPGAGEQAPNAPNAQSVTSF from the coding sequence ATGACCGATCAAACTTACCAAGATCCTGCGGAGATCGAGCGCGACATCCGGCAGACTCAGGAACAAATGAGCCGCACGGTCGACGCTATAGGCGATCAACTCACGCCCCGCAATTTGCTCAATGCGTTGCTGGACAAGGCAGACAGTAACAACGTCGACGCGCGTATGTTGCTCGATGGAGCGCGCCGCAACCCGCTCGCGCTGGCCATGATCGCAGGCGGCGCAATCTGGCTGGTGAGCGACAACGACGCCAAGCTGCCCAAGTTCGAACGACACAAGAGCGAGCCAAATCCATCGTTCGGCGTCGATCCGCATCATCGCGACTACGTATCGCACATGGAGCGTGTCGAAGAGCGCGATGGCGAGGACTACGCCAGCTACCAGCGCCGTCGTGATGCTGCACGCGCCAATTACTTCATGATCGAGCGCGCTCATGACGATGATGACCACAGCTTCCGCGACAAGCTTGACAAGGCGGCCGACGCGTTCCGCAATCGCCGGCACGCATGGTCTGACAGTGCTGCGCAGGCGGGCAAATCTATGGCGAGCGGCAGCAGCGCCGCTGCTGGAGCCGCAGTCGGCAAGGGTCAGCAGCTCTACAGCAACAACCCGCTGATCGGCGGCCTTGTGGCGGCAGCCGCTGGCGCGTTCCTTGGAAGCCTGCTTCCGGAGAGCGAAGCTGAACAGCAGGCGCTTGGGAGCGTCGGCGAGAAAGCGCGCAACGTCGCGTCAGAGCAGGCCGACCACCTGATGAGCGCGGCACGCGAGAAGAAGGACGACCTGATCGCCGCAGCAGAGGAGCACGTCGCGTCCCCAGGTGCCGGTGAGCAAGCGCCCAATGCACCTAATGCCCAGTCCGTCACATCCTTCTGA
- a CDS encoding PRC-barrel domain-containing protein, with the protein MSAAAEATPTLVEAQTSNLKVRTRDGDNLGHISALMVDKRSGQSTYAVLSLGGFLGLNKSYYPVPFSLLGYDGANDEYVVTIDRRVLEGGPSWANNAPDFNQSYADRVSSYFGTEVTRIA; encoded by the coding sequence ATGTCTGCAGCCGCCGAAGCCACTCCGACGCTCGTTGAAGCCCAGACGTCAAACCTGAAGGTGCGTACGCGTGACGGCGACAACCTGGGCCACATAAGCGCTTTGATGGTCGACAAGCGTTCGGGCCAATCGACCTATGCGGTGCTGAGCCTCGGCGGCTTCCTCGGCTTGAACAAGAGCTACTATCCCGTCCCATTCAGCCTGCTGGGCTACGACGGCGCGAACGACGAGTATGTCGTCACCATTGATCGGCGAGTGCTCGAGGGTGGGCCGAGTTGGGCCAACAACGCTCCCGACTTCAACCAGTCGTATGCCGATCGGGTCTCGAGCTACTTTGGGACCGAGGTCACGCGTATCGCGTAA